In the Lactobacillus paragasseri genome, ATATTACGATCTATTTTAGCCCTACCATTATTATAATCAAACACATAATCAGGCTGCACGTTAAAAAGATAAACATTAAAGTTCAAATTATTGTTCAAGCTTATTGCCTGTAAATTAATACCACGCGCCATTAATTCATTTCCCCTAAAAATTGGTGTTGCTTGAAAAATAATTTTATTTCCTTGTTTTAAAGAATTTCGAACTTTTCCCTCAAAAATAGTCTGGATTTTTTGATTAGAAAATGCAGTTTGCGTAAATAAATTTTTCGGATTATTTTGATCACCTGACTGATTATTAGGATTATAGTTACCATCCTGATCAATTCCTGCCGAAATCGAATAAGCAATCAAATGACCACGATTATAGATTTGCGTGCCATTTTCTCGATTAGAATGCCATGCCGTAGGATTAATAAACTGTCTTACTCTTAAAGAATCATTAGCCACATTTCTTGGTTCGAGAAAAGCAGTATTTGAATGAGAAGTACGATTTAAATTATCTAAATTAGAATAGATTACCTTGTTAACTTTCCAGGCATTTTTAATTAACGTGGACTTATTATTATTTACATAGACATAAGCCTTGTCGCCACTTTTAAAATCCAAATTGGCTAGTTTTTGATAATCATCACTAGATAATCCGCCATAATTAGTATTAGCTGTTGTAGCCTTATTTACTACTTGCTGAGAACTACTTGGTTCTTGACTTTGATTTGATGTGTGGTTAGAAGATTGAAGCTTAAACCAACCACCCCAAATAATAATTACAATTGCTATAATCCAGCTTGCTACTGTATTTTTTTGCTTTTTTCTATATTTTCTTCTCTTTGCCATTTCCTATTCCCCTAGCTTTATTTCTTTCAGCATAGATATTTGAACGTATGTTTGCAATATGATTAATAAGTTTTTATTCATTTAGACTGCTACAATAAACATGGCAACTCTATCAAAAATAGAAAGAAGAAAAAGAATGGAATATTTCAATTTAAACGATGGGAATCGTATCCCCAAAATCGGTTTTGGAACTTATAAATTAAACGGTTCTCGCGGCGTTTTTGCTATCCAAGCAGCCTTAAAAAATGGTTATCGTCTACTAGATTCCGCCGTTAATTATGAAAACGA is a window encoding:
- a CDS encoding DNA/RNA non-specific endonuclease, which produces MAKRRKYRKKQKNTVASWIIAIVIIIWGGWFKLQSSNHTSNQSQEPSSSQQVVNKATTANTNYGGLSSDDYQKLANLDFKSGDKAYVYVNNNKSTLIKNAWKVNKVIYSNLDNLNRTSHSNTAFLEPRNVANDSLRVRQFINPTAWHSNRENGTQIYNRGHLIAYSISAGIDQDGNYNPNNQSGDQNNPKNLFTQTAFSNQKIQTIFEGKVRNSLKQGNKIIFQATPIFRGNELMARGINLQAISLNNNLNFNVYLFNVQPDYVFDYNNGRAKIDRNMVVNQ